From the Plodia interpunctella isolate USDA-ARS_2022_Savannah chromosome 5, ilPloInte3.2, whole genome shotgun sequence genome, one window contains:
- the LOC128670249 gene encoding nucleoside diphosphate kinase-like, translating into MRCKIIFSFIVPTLLFIVNAFHKKQERTFIMIKPDGVQRGLIGSIIKRFEDKGFKLIAMKFIYPKKQHLLDHYIKLIDKPFFKELIKYMSSGPIVPMVWEGKGIVEKCRAMIGATDPGDAAPGTVRGDLSVDVARNVIHGSDSVEAAQKEVQLWFPDEEFVKWTPENVYWIYDVNKEIQ; encoded by the exons ATGaggtgtaaaataatattttcatttattgtacccacattattattcattgtaaatg CGTTTCATAAGAAACAGGAAAGAACTTTCATCATGATAAAACCGGACGGAGTTCAACGCGGTCTCATCGGatcaatcataaaaagattTGAAGACAAAGGCTTCAAACTTATCGCAATGAAATTCATTTATCCAAAAAAACAACACCTTCTGGATCACTACATAAAACTAATAGACAAGCCATTCTTTAAAGAACTCATCAAATACATGTCTTCAGGACCTATAGTGCCAATGGTATGGGAAGGTAAAGGTATAGTCGAAAAATGTCGTGCCATGATCGGTGCAACAGATCCCGGCGATGCTGCACCAGGCACAGTAAGAGGAGATCTATCTGTTGATGTAGCCAGGAATGTGATTCATGGATCCGATAGCGTTGAAGCTGCTCAAAAAGAAGTACAGCTGTGGTTTCCTGACGAAGAATTCGTTAAATGGACTCCGGAGAATGTATATTGGATTTATGATGTAAATAAGGAAATACAGTAA
- the LOC128670258 gene encoding U-scoloptoxin(19)-Sm1a isoform X2: MRSLMVILFVCGIALCKKKFKDEDCGVTKFDELAIIDSIYQEPECSSQGGMCVIAEDCTGPLTKQTGLCPNQTVKGVECCHGMSKKETRCRKAGGVCVPMQSICSEKLIFAAARDCFNKKCCIMIRGKHFTPAPPRST, encoded by the exons ATGCGATCTCTCATGGTCATTCTATTTGTTTGTGGTATTgctttgtgtaaaaaaaaattcaaagacGAGGACTGCGGTGTTACAAAGTTTGATGAAc tggCGATCATCGATTCCATATACCAAGAGCCGGAATGCTCGTCCCAGGGTGGTATGTGCGTGATAGCAGAGGATTGTACAGGACCGCTAACAAAACAGACAGGACTCTGTCCTAACCAAACGGTGAAAGGTGTCGAGTGCTGTCATGGAA TGTCCAAAAAGGAAACACGATGTAGAAAAGCCGGCGGTGTGTGTGTGCCCATGCAGTCGATTTGCAGTGAGAAACTCATCTTTGCTGCCGCCAGAGACTGTTTCAACAAGAAATGCTGTATTATG atcagaggcaagcactttactcctgcgccaccgaggtcgacataA
- the LOC128670258 gene encoding U-scoloptoxin(19)-Sm1a isoform X1: MRSLMVILFVCGIALCKKKFKDEDCGVTKFDELAIIDSIYQEPECSSQGGMCVIAEDCTGPLTKQTGLCPNQTVKGVECCHGMSKKETRCRKAGGVCVPMQSICSEKLIFAAARDCFNKKCCIMKVGPKTITCKIKFTEYSFQGK, from the exons ATGCGATCTCTCATGGTCATTCTATTTGTTTGTGGTATTgctttgtgtaaaaaaaaattcaaagacGAGGACTGCGGTGTTACAAAGTTTGATGAAc tggCGATCATCGATTCCATATACCAAGAGCCGGAATGCTCGTCCCAGGGTGGTATGTGCGTGATAGCAGAGGATTGTACAGGACCGCTAACAAAACAGACAGGACTCTGTCCTAACCAAACGGTGAAAGGTGTCGAGTGCTGTCATGGAA TGTCCAAAAAGGAAACACGATGTAGAAAAGCCGGCGGTGTGTGTGTGCCCATGCAGTCGATTTGCAGTGAGAAACTCATCTTTGCTGCCGCCAGAGACTGTTTCAACAAGAAATGCTGTATTATG AAAGTTGGCCCTAAGACGATAACATGCAAGATAAAGTTTACTGAATACAGTTTTCAAGGAAAGTAG